One genomic segment of Oncorhynchus kisutch isolate 150728-3 linkage group LG15, Okis_V2, whole genome shotgun sequence includes these proteins:
- the LOC109904897 gene encoding olfactory receptor 52E4-like: MDDNMSLPSHILHIQGFQLPQTFMYPIFFSLLFVYLALLVSNIGVLVAIITERSLHQPMYILFCNLSVNDLIGNTVLLPRLMADIVSTERFITYSQCVAQAFFSHTFGSASHMILIIMAFDRYVAICYPLRYTSIMTNKTLVMLSVSAWGASLVLVSVLLGLTIRLSRCSSIIQNAYCDNASLFKLSCENVSINNIYGLFFTVLLFTSSMGSIAVTYFRIAVICWTKKSKELNNRALQTCASHLVLYLIMLWSGFLTIILHRFPNYPYLRKLAYVLFHVVPANLNPIIYGLQTRSLRQKFIQILSRKVTHS, encoded by the coding sequence ATGGACGACAACATGTCATTACCAAGCCATATCCTTCACATCCAGGGTTTTCAATTGCCACAGACATTCATGTATCCAATTTTTTTCTCCTTGCTGTTTGTCTATCTCGCCCTCCTTGTGTCTAACATTGGAGTCCTGGTCGCCATTATCACAGAGAGAAGCTTGCACCAACCAATGTACATCCtcttctgtaacctgtctgtaaatgATCTGATTGGCAACACTGTCTTGTTGCCTCGCCTCATGGCTGACATTGTTTCAACTGAGAGGTTTATCACGTACAGCCAATGTGTTGCTCAGGCCTTTTTCAGTCACACGTTTGGATCAGCCTCACATATGATACTGATCATTATGGCCTTTGACAGGTATGTGGCCATTTGTTACCCATTAAGGTACACGTCCATAATGACAAACAAAACTTTAGTTATGTTGTCCGTGTCTGCTTGGGGGGCTTCCCTTGTGTTAGTGTCTGTCCTACTGGGTCTCACCATAAGGCTTTCCCGCTGTAGTTCAATCATTCAGAATGCTTATTGTGACAATGCATCATTGTTCAAGCTATCCTGTGAGAACGTTTCAATCAACAACATCTATGGACTCTTTTTCACTGTGCTGCTCTTTACTTCATCAATGGGAAGCATCGCTGTCACTTATTTCAGGATTGCTGTGATTTGCTGGACCAAGAAGAGCAAAGAGCTGAACAACAGAGCGTTGCAGACCTGTGCAAGCCACCTGGTACTGTATCTCATTATGCTGTGGAGTGGGTTTCTAACCATCATACTGCATCGCTTTCCAAACTATCCATATTTGAGAAAACTGGCTTACGTTCTATTTCATGTCGTCCCTGCTAATTTGAATCCAATTATCTACGGCTTGCAAACAAGGTCATTGAGGCAGAAATTTATACAAATACTTAGCCGGAAAGTTACACACTCTTAA
- the LOC109904898 gene encoding putative gustatory receptor clone PTE03 has translation MDTNSTYMLSMESLAIAPSGVYPAFLFGTLTYCFIVFCNVTVLSTIALDRKLHKPMFILLFNMPINDLIGATAFFPPLLVSILAQNRSISYPACYLQALLIHLYGAGSLTILTGMAYDRYIAICCPLRYNSIMSSNNLMKIIIFMWLLVITLIVVLLALVTRFKICRTTIVDIYCNNPSLVRLICDDTRINNYYGLLITAVFQGVSLIVVIFTYIQILLSCVLNKSSDARSKAIQTCGTHLVVFLFLEFNACFSLLAHRFEQAAPSLRRAFGVSVMVFPPILNPLIYGLKTKEIRQNVLGFYKRKVSSVK, from the coding sequence ATGGATACAAACTCTACATACATGTTGagcatggaatcactggccataGCTCCATCAGGTGTTTACCCAGCATTCCTTTTTGGAACCCTTACGTACTGTTTCATTGTGTTTTGTAACGTGACGGTTTTATCCACCATAGCCCTGGACAGAAAGCTGCATAAACCCATGTTTATCCTACTCTTCAACATGCCTATCAATGACTTGATTGGTGCTACAGCCTTCTTCCCTCCGCTGTTGGTGAGCATCCTGGCTCAGAACAGGTCCATCTCCTACCCTGCATGCTACCTCCAAGCTCTGCTCATCCACCTGTACGGAGCTGGCTCCTTAACTATCCTGACTGGCATGGCTTATGACAGGTATATCGCAATCTGCTGTCCACTGAGGTATAACTCCATCATGAGTTCCAATAACTTGATGAAAATCATCATTTTCATGTGGCTTTTGGTCATTACCCTGATTGTGGTTCTGTTGGCTCTGGTCACTCGCTTCAAGATCTGCAGAACAACAATAGTGGACATTTATTGTAACAATCCGTCATTGGTGAGGCTCATTTGTGATGACACTCGTATAAACAACTACTATGGGTTGTTGATAACAGCTGTCTTTCAGGGTGTATCGTTGATAGTGGTTATATTTACATATATCCAGATCCTGCTCAGCTGTGTCTTGAATAAGTCATCTGATGCCCGGAGCAAGGCCATTCAGACATGTGGTACACATCTTGTAGTGTTCTTATTCTTAGAGTTCAACGCCTGCTTTAGCCTGTTAGCTCATCGATTTGAGCAAGCAGCCCCTTCCTTGAGGAGGGCTTTTGGGGTGTCAGTTATGGTGTTCCCTCCCATTCTCAATCCCCTCATATATGGTCTAAAAACTAAAGAAATTCGGCAAAATGTTCTGGGTTTCTACAAACGGAAGGTATCTTCAGTTAAATGA